TCAGAGAGAAGCTCCTTTATTGCCTAAAGGGTTTGGTCAGTGCAGCTGTATGCATTCTTCATGGTGGACTTTAGGACTTTGTTCCGGTAACCAATTTGCTGTTTTATCAAATAtgtagatatatatatatatatattgtaataAGTTAATGTTGCTTTTGTGCATGAGGTTGCATCCTTCGGGAAGGAGGATAGCCCTACCATTCTTCCTTTACTTGTAAAGTTGGGGCATGACAAATATGGAACAGTGTGTAGTCATTAAATTTATGGACACTAAAAGGAGAGCTCTCTGGTAATTGAAACACTCGATTTGGGTTTATTGCAAGGGTTAGTGCTGGGGTATTTTGAGACGAAGCCTCTTAAGTTTATGTGATGAGTAGTGTGTCATATCACAAGTAGACTTGATGCAAATAGACTTGATGCAAGTGGATCATATTCGAGTTAAACTTGACACTGACTTatcaagagaaattcaaatttaattcgACAAACTCAAAATAGACATGACTTGATAAGTTGTGACCCACTTCTTTTTGCCAAAAGCAGCATTTCATCATAATGGGTTTGGAAAGAAGCAAGACACATGAGAACAAAATCGAATACGATGCCATAACACAAGTAAACGGTCCTAAATTTGCCATTATAGAGATCGCTTATGACAGCTCTAACGGATGAAATTTAAAGAGATGGTGAAACTCGTTACCCATTATATCTCATGAAAAGATTGATCCGTCATTATTCATGTGAGCGCGAACACCTTCAATGAAGCTTTTACACGTGTCACATGTGTGTACTCTCTACTTGGACTCGCTCACTCTGAAATGAGGAAGCACAGATTCACCATTCAGGCCATTGCCACTGGAGAGGTAAAACCCAAAATACTCTGTGAAAGTGGTCTCTCTGTACATGGGTGGATTGTCCTCATCGAGAAGCTCCTTTATTGGCCCATACGGCTTCGACTTCTGTGTCTCTCCTGGTACGAGGAAGCATGCGACTGACACCCGGGGCCCGGCCTTCCTGGCAACGACCCGGTGCTCCACACTCTTGAACTTGTCGTTACTAACAAGCTGCATCAACAAATCAGGCAAAAGGCAAATCATTCTTTGACGCGAAGATAACTCGACCTTATTCGAATCGGAAACATATGTGGTAAACGACAAATGTGAATGATCTTTGTACCTGCATGGAGTCTCCAATGTTGGCTAGGATTGCTCCAGGCACTGGGCACACATCAATCCACTGGTTTTGGTGGCGGATTTGGAGGCCTCCATGGTGGTTTTGGAGGAGAAGAGTGAGAAATGAGGCATCTGAATGATTGATTGTGCCTATAGTCAGCTCTGGCTCCGGGCAAATTGGGTAGTAATGGCTTACGAATCTCTTGGATTCCATGCATCCAATGTCACCAAGATAGTCTGAATCAAGCCCTAATGCCTCTGATAGTAGTTCAGACAgagatttcttcaatttttcgaTGTGTCTTTCATACTCGAAAACTGGCTCTCTGCAGAAGAGTGAAAAAGGCATCATGAgcgttttcttccttttcctctcaTTTTACCGTAATAATGGTTCTGGTTTTGTCAAGACTTTTGCAATGGAAAATTCTTTCTTGACCCTCTGAAGATGTGTTCTAGGATTTGAAAAACCTTAAGCTTGTTTAAGTAATAGACTTTTATTTTGTACGTGAAATGAAAGATGAGAGTTAGGTTGGGAAGTAGCCACATGCTAATGACTAATGAAGTTGGAAGAAATATAATCGAGGGCTGGTAATGTGTTAGAATGCGAATGAACGGTCAAACTTCCTAAAAGTTTACAATGAAAGGGTACGACGTAATTCGCACGTTCTTTTCTGAACAATCCTGCAGTAACACGATGAAAGCCTAACATGTGCGAGTCCAAATACATGTGGAAATAATAATTGAACCCTAGTGTGtaaagaagggaaaattataaatagatgaaaaaaagagaggtgaAGTATCGAATTCAAGATATCTTGCCCTGATACTGTGTTGAATTTATAAGGAAAACtgtcctctttccctttcaaaATAACGTAGAAACACGACATAAATAGGGCATCAATTATGATTCAGACCTGCATATAAGAGGGACTGCCTCTGGGTCTGGCGCTCCACTCGAGAAGTCAAAATACACGGTATCCTTCCAGGTTGCTGCTTTGGACCTAAACAAGTCTCCATTGCTGTAGTACCTAAATTTCTTTGCATTATCTCTTGAGTACCACTCTCTCTTCACGCCCTCAGGCTGCTCGTGGAACTGCTTGACAGCTTCCAACGTGCCGTTCATCACATTGACCGGGATGCCATGGTTGATTATCTGGAAGAACCCCCATGTCTCGGACGCTCTACAGAGGTCATTGACCACGTCTTCCCGCCG
The sequence above is drawn from the Eucalyptus grandis isolate ANBG69807.140 chromosome 11, ASM1654582v1, whole genome shotgun sequence genome and encodes:
- the LOC104426583 gene encoding 1-aminocyclopropane-1-carboxylate oxidase homolog 1, whose translation is MQTLPGHGEPITCSGPHYDRAKEAKEFDETKAGVKGLIDSGVTKVPRLFIHPPQNLHNLSPDTDGAATGLQVPIIDMRGYQDCRREDVVNDLCRASETWGFFQIINHGIPVNVMNGTLEAVKQFHEQPEGVKREWYSRDNAKKFRYYSNGDLFRSKAATWKDTVYFDFSSGAPDPEAVPLICREPVFEYERHIEKLKKSLSELLSEALGLDSDYLGDIGCMESKRFVSHYYPICPEPELTIGTINHSDASFLTLLLQNHHGGLQIRHQNQWIDVCPVPGAILANIGDSMQLVSNDKFKSVEHRVVARKAGPRVSVACFLVPGETQKSKPYGPIKELLDEDNPPMYRETTFTEYFGFYLSSGNGLNGESVLPHFRVSESK